In Hemiscyllium ocellatum isolate sHemOce1 chromosome 5, sHemOce1.pat.X.cur, whole genome shotgun sequence, the following are encoded in one genomic region:
- the rpp38 gene encoding ribonuclease P protein subunit p38 isoform X1, with amino-acid sequence MWVGKSFEHCSLLVVNENMESPAQVAKGKGVRKAKLPSVKTSFNNPYSIEWIPLEKNIMTFILENLTKAFQETGLCKVEPIVKPRKPKPSMTSRSQAERNMEGNIGESEDQQETEEVKELKEEHVMISIQEPKQGWTNVELRKQLAIGINEVTRALERDMLCLVLVCKSVKPPLMTHHLIQLSVSRQVPACQVPHLSETVAPVLGLKSVLALGFKKNSEAFTETVNAITPQVPPLNVSWIQQSKVVVNAEELDTNVEDCTGEIPKLEVTETALPQSQKRKFSEVSSNDTPTSKAIGVTLLPLKVKKIVPNPNKIRKPKKNKKNK; translated from the coding sequence GTTGGCAAGAGTTTTGAACATTGTTCCCTACTTGTGGTAAATGAAAACATGGAAAGTCCAGCCCAAGTTGCAAAAGGAAAAGGGGTACGGAAAGCAAAGCTTCCATCTGTTAAGACTTCATTCAACAATCCGTACAGTATAGAATGGATACCCTTGGAAAAGAATATCATGACATTTATCCTGGAAAATCTAACAAAAGCATTTCAAGAGACTGGCTTGTGCAAAGTTGAACCTATTGTAAAGCCCAGGAAACCAAAACCTTCCATGACATCAAGAAGTCAAGCAGAGAGAAATATGGAAGGGaatattggagaaagtgaagatcaACAGGAGACTGAAGAGGTCAAAGAATTGAAGGAAGAGCATGTGATGATCAGCATTCAAGAACCTAAACAAGGATGGACTAATGTGGAGCTTAGGAAACAGTTGGCAATTGGGATCAACGAAGTCACTCGGGCTTTGGAGAGAGATATGTTGTGTTTGGTTCTGGTGTGTAAATCAGTGAAACCCCCTTTGATGACTCATCATCTCATCCAATTGAGCGTGAGCCGGCAGGTCCCTGCATGCCAAGTTCCCCACCTGagtgaaacagtggcaccagtgCTTGGTCTGAAATCTGTACTTGCATTGGGATTTAAAAAGAATTCAGAAGCTTTTACTGAGACGGTTAATGCTATTACTCCACAAGTACCTCCTTTAAATGTTTCATGGATACAGCAAAGTAAGGTAGTTGTAAATGCTGAAGAACTGGACACAaatgtggaagattgcactggtGAAATTCCAAAGCTTGAAGTAACGGAGACTGCGCTTCCCCAAAGTCAAAAGCGTAAATTCAGTGAAGTGTCATCAAATGATACTCCAACGAGCAAAGCAATAGGGGTGACATTGCTGCCTCTGAAAGTAAAGAAGATAGTTCCAAATCCAAATAAAATTCGAAAGCCAAAAAAGAATAAGAAAAATAAGTAA
- the rpp38 gene encoding ribonuclease P protein subunit p38 isoform X2 yields MVGKSFEHCSLLVVNENMESPAQVAKGKGVRKAKLPSVKTSFNNPYSIEWIPLEKNIMTFILENLTKAFQETGLCKVEPIVKPRKPKPSMTSRSQAERNMEGNIGESEDQQETEEVKELKEEHVMISIQEPKQGWTNVELRKQLAIGINEVTRALERDMLCLVLVCKSVKPPLMTHHLIQLSVSRQVPACQVPHLSETVAPVLGLKSVLALGFKKNSEAFTETVNAITPQVPPLNVSWIQQSKVVVNAEELDTNVEDCTGEIPKLEVTETALPQSQKRKFSEVSSNDTPTSKAIGVTLLPLKVKKIVPNPNKIRKPKKNKKNK; encoded by the coding sequence GTTGGCAAGAGTTTTGAACATTGTTCCCTACTTGTGGTAAATGAAAACATGGAAAGTCCAGCCCAAGTTGCAAAAGGAAAAGGGGTACGGAAAGCAAAGCTTCCATCTGTTAAGACTTCATTCAACAATCCGTACAGTATAGAATGGATACCCTTGGAAAAGAATATCATGACATTTATCCTGGAAAATCTAACAAAAGCATTTCAAGAGACTGGCTTGTGCAAAGTTGAACCTATTGTAAAGCCCAGGAAACCAAAACCTTCCATGACATCAAGAAGTCAAGCAGAGAGAAATATGGAAGGGaatattggagaaagtgaagatcaACAGGAGACTGAAGAGGTCAAAGAATTGAAGGAAGAGCATGTGATGATCAGCATTCAAGAACCTAAACAAGGATGGACTAATGTGGAGCTTAGGAAACAGTTGGCAATTGGGATCAACGAAGTCACTCGGGCTTTGGAGAGAGATATGTTGTGTTTGGTTCTGGTGTGTAAATCAGTGAAACCCCCTTTGATGACTCATCATCTCATCCAATTGAGCGTGAGCCGGCAGGTCCCTGCATGCCAAGTTCCCCACCTGagtgaaacagtggcaccagtgCTTGGTCTGAAATCTGTACTTGCATTGGGATTTAAAAAGAATTCAGAAGCTTTTACTGAGACGGTTAATGCTATTACTCCACAAGTACCTCCTTTAAATGTTTCATGGATACAGCAAAGTAAGGTAGTTGTAAATGCTGAAGAACTGGACACAaatgtggaagattgcactggtGAAATTCCAAAGCTTGAAGTAACGGAGACTGCGCTTCCCCAAAGTCAAAAGCGTAAATTCAGTGAAGTGTCATCAAATGATACTCCAACGAGCAAAGCAATAGGGGTGACATTGCTGCCTCTGAAAGTAAAGAAGATAGTTCCAAATCCAAATAAAATTCGAAAGCCAAAAAAGAATAAGAAAAATAAGTAA
- the rpp38 gene encoding ribonuclease P protein subunit p38 isoform X3, giving the protein MESPAQVAKGKGVRKAKLPSVKTSFNNPYSIEWIPLEKNIMTFILENLTKAFQETGLCKVEPIVKPRKPKPSMTSRSQAERNMEGNIGESEDQQETEEVKELKEEHVMISIQEPKQGWTNVELRKQLAIGINEVTRALERDMLCLVLVCKSVKPPLMTHHLIQLSVSRQVPACQVPHLSETVAPVLGLKSVLALGFKKNSEAFTETVNAITPQVPPLNVSWIQQSKVVVNAEELDTNVEDCTGEIPKLEVTETALPQSQKRKFSEVSSNDTPTSKAIGVTLLPLKVKKIVPNPNKIRKPKKNKKNK; this is encoded by the coding sequence ATGGAAAGTCCAGCCCAAGTTGCAAAAGGAAAAGGGGTACGGAAAGCAAAGCTTCCATCTGTTAAGACTTCATTCAACAATCCGTACAGTATAGAATGGATACCCTTGGAAAAGAATATCATGACATTTATCCTGGAAAATCTAACAAAAGCATTTCAAGAGACTGGCTTGTGCAAAGTTGAACCTATTGTAAAGCCCAGGAAACCAAAACCTTCCATGACATCAAGAAGTCAAGCAGAGAGAAATATGGAAGGGaatattggagaaagtgaagatcaACAGGAGACTGAAGAGGTCAAAGAATTGAAGGAAGAGCATGTGATGATCAGCATTCAAGAACCTAAACAAGGATGGACTAATGTGGAGCTTAGGAAACAGTTGGCAATTGGGATCAACGAAGTCACTCGGGCTTTGGAGAGAGATATGTTGTGTTTGGTTCTGGTGTGTAAATCAGTGAAACCCCCTTTGATGACTCATCATCTCATCCAATTGAGCGTGAGCCGGCAGGTCCCTGCATGCCAAGTTCCCCACCTGagtgaaacagtggcaccagtgCTTGGTCTGAAATCTGTACTTGCATTGGGATTTAAAAAGAATTCAGAAGCTTTTACTGAGACGGTTAATGCTATTACTCCACAAGTACCTCCTTTAAATGTTTCATGGATACAGCAAAGTAAGGTAGTTGTAAATGCTGAAGAACTGGACACAaatgtggaagattgcactggtGAAATTCCAAAGCTTGAAGTAACGGAGACTGCGCTTCCCCAAAGTCAAAAGCGTAAATTCAGTGAAGTGTCATCAAATGATACTCCAACGAGCAAAGCAATAGGGGTGACATTGCTGCCTCTGAAAGTAAAGAAGATAGTTCCAAATCCAAATAAAATTCGAAAGCCAAAAAAGAATAAGAAAAATAAGTAA